One window of the Granulicella arctica genome contains the following:
- a CDS encoding lmo0937 family membrane protein, whose product MFLILAVVLVVLWLGGFTLFHVSGFLIHLLLIFAVISIIMHFVTGGRRAV is encoded by the coding sequence ATGTTTCTGATTCTCGCAGTGGTTCTGGTTGTCCTTTGGCTCGGTGGCTTCACGCTCTTTCACGTCAGCGGTTTCCTCATCCACCTCCTCCTCATCTTCGCCGTCATCTCGATCATCATGCACTTCGTAACTGGTGGCCGCAGAGCAGTCTAA
- a CDS encoding MoaD/ThiS family protein, whose protein sequence is MPIKIKVVLPTAFVRHTDGQKQFDSAATNLPGLIADIDQTFPALSTQIKDEGGKLRRFINIYVNDEDIRFLGGETYAFQDGDEVMLIPSIAGGCC, encoded by the coding sequence TTGCCTATTAAGATCAAAGTTGTCCTTCCCACCGCATTCGTTCGCCACACCGATGGTCAGAAGCAGTTCGACTCAGCCGCGACCAACCTGCCCGGCCTCATCGCCGACATCGACCAGACCTTCCCCGCACTGAGCACGCAGATCAAAGACGAAGGCGGCAAGCTCCGTCGCTTCATCAACATCTACGTCAACGATGAGGACATCCGCTTCCTTGGCGGCGAAACCTACGCCTTTCAGGACGGCGACGAGGTCATGCTCATCCCCTCAATCGCTGGCGGCTGCTGCTAA